In a genomic window of Chryseobacterium sp. G0162:
- a CDS encoding DUF4180 domain-containing protein, with the protein MVIKPHNVGTLKIAEVNSDTIIIQSAEDGLDLMGNIYYQGFDKVILYEKNITPDFFDLKTKIAGEILQKFSNYRIGLAIVGDFSKYESKSMRDFIFESNKTQLINFVSILEEALENFSK; encoded by the coding sequence ATGGTCATCAAACCACATAATGTTGGAACTCTAAAAATTGCAGAAGTAAATTCTGATACAATCATCATCCAATCTGCAGAAGACGGACTCGATCTTATGGGAAATATTTATTATCAGGGATTTGATAAAGTAATTCTCTACGAAAAGAACATCACTCCTGACTTCTTTGATTTAAAAACCAAAATTGCCGGAGAAATTCTACAAAAATTCTCCAATTACCGTATCGGATTGGCTATTGTTGGAGATTTCAGTAAGTATGAAAGCAAAAGTATGAGGGATTTTATCTTTGAAAGCAATAAGACTCAACTTATCAACTTTGTTTCAATACTTGAAGAAGCGCTTGAGAACTTTTCAAAATAA
- the prmC gene encoding peptide chain release factor N(5)-glutamine methyltransferase, with protein sequence MTISAFKKYFKAALSDLYTESESAFLTSLFIQKIVGFDSFEQRRFSEQELLTDDEHQLHELVSALKTGRPYQQILGETEFYGMTFLVDEHVLIPRPETEELLEIAIREIQNLENNGLGLKILDIGTGSGVIPLVLKKHFPEAEVSSIDFSEKALKTANRNAAYHQLEVKLIHADYLNTQLDEEYDVIISNPPYIGIEEETEIEDSVKGFEPTMALFSPTPDALIFYRKIAEDSREHLKNNGLLFLEINQKLGPETLELYSYFSNAQLLKDLSENDRFIYGRK encoded by the coding sequence ATGACAATATCAGCATTTAAAAAATATTTCAAAGCAGCACTTTCCGACCTTTATACTGAGTCGGAAAGTGCTTTTTTAACCTCCCTATTCATCCAGAAAATAGTAGGCTTTGATTCTTTTGAGCAAAGAAGATTTTCTGAACAGGAACTTCTGACTGACGACGAACATCAACTTCACGAGCTAGTTTCCGCTTTAAAAACCGGAAGGCCTTATCAGCAGATTCTGGGAGAAACTGAGTTTTACGGAATGACATTTCTTGTGGATGAACATGTTTTGATCCCACGCCCTGAAACAGAGGAATTGCTGGAAATAGCAATCCGGGAGATTCAAAATTTAGAAAATAATGGTTTGGGACTGAAGATTCTGGATATCGGAACAGGAAGTGGTGTAATTCCTTTGGTTTTAAAAAAGCATTTTCCAGAGGCAGAGGTATCTTCCATCGATTTCTCTGAAAAGGCTCTGAAAACGGCAAATCGTAACGCAGCATATCACCAGCTTGAGGTTAAGTTGATCCATGCAGATTATCTGAATACTCAGCTAGATGAAGAATATGACGTTATCATTTCAAACCCGCCATACATAGGTATTGAAGAAGAAACAGAGATCGAGGATTCCGTCAAAGGATTTGAACCTACAATGGCTCTTTTCTCTCCTACTCCTGATGCTTTAATTTTTTACAGAAAGATTGCAGAGGACTCCAGAGAGCATCTGAAAAATAATGGTCTTTTATTTTTAGAAATCAATCAAAAGTTAGGCCCTGAAACGCTGGAATTGTATAGTTACTTTTCCAATGCACAGTTATTAAAAGACTTATCTGAAAATGACCGATTTATTTATGGAAGAAAATAA
- the yaaA gene encoding peroxide stress protein YaaA: protein MKIVTSPAKLMNVENSTDLLKTTTPKFIEDAAFIQTYLKEKSPKYLSELMEISPKLADENWERNQKWKAKPTAKESAPAMYAFTGEVYRGLDAKTLDKDAVDYLQKNYRMLSGLYGLLKPSDKVMLYRLEMGRHFEFDQYKNLYEFWREKITEQLNTEMKKGEVLLHLASNEYGKVIDRKKLNHQVIDFDFYELKDGKLKTIVVYTKHARGLMVRFCAETQAKTLDDVKTFNYEGYRIDDEKSTDTKLVFTR from the coding sequence ATGAAAATTGTAACATCACCTGCCAAATTAATGAACGTAGAAAATTCAACGGACCTGTTGAAAACCACTACTCCTAAATTCATTGAAGATGCAGCTTTTATACAAACTTATTTAAAAGAAAAATCTCCAAAATATCTTTCCGAACTTATGGAAATCTCGCCCAAACTGGCTGATGAAAACTGGGAAAGAAATCAAAAATGGAAAGCAAAACCTACAGCCAAAGAGTCTGCTCCTGCCATGTATGCTTTTACAGGAGAAGTGTATAGAGGGCTGGATGCCAAAACGCTTGACAAAGATGCGGTAGATTACCTTCAAAAAAACTACAGAATGCTTTCCGGATTGTATGGCCTTCTGAAACCTTCTGATAAAGTAATGCTTTACAGACTGGAAATGGGACGTCATTTTGAGTTCGATCAATATAAAAACCTGTATGAATTCTGGAGAGAGAAAATCACCGAACAACTGAACACCGAAATGAAAAAAGGAGAAGTTCTTCTTCATCTGGCCAGTAATGAGTATGGAAAAGTAATTGACAGAAAAAAATTAAACCACCAGGTTATCGACTTTGATTTTTATGAGTTAAAAGACGGTAAACTGAAAACTATTGTAGTCTATACCAAGCATGCAAGAGGTCTTATGGTAAGATTCTGTGCAGAAACTCAGGCTAAAACCCTGGATGATGTAAAAACTTTCAATTATGAAGGGTATAGAATTGATGACGAAAAATCTACTGACACAAAATTGGTTTTCACGAGATAA
- a CDS encoding CPBP family intramembrane glutamic endopeptidase, translating to MGLHGKYSVGILLTFVLLGIVMLYIFPVISLITGVKTVTGNAFSVSRIALWIVLLITFLYSIFIEKGSFLLATEKKYSIPFNIKAVISLYLICVFGGAILNGLIQFLIHKEESNKILQFTSLFKNDYFLIIFTCFTAGAVEELLMRGYIQPRIEKIYNNSFLGILVSAALFGILHSTYGTIGQVVVPFFIGVIFAMFYKKYSNIKILIVCHFMIDFITLMAMNFIDFKHLSVF from the coding sequence ATGGGGCTTCATGGAAAATATTCTGTAGGAATACTGCTCACATTTGTACTTTTAGGCATAGTAATGCTTTATATTTTCCCTGTGATCAGTCTGATAACAGGAGTAAAGACTGTTACAGGAAATGCATTTTCTGTTAGCAGAATTGCGTTATGGATCGTTTTATTGATCACATTTTTGTACAGCATTTTTATTGAGAAGGGTTCTTTTTTACTTGCAACAGAGAAGAAGTATTCTATTCCATTCAATATAAAAGCAGTTATCAGTTTATATCTGATCTGTGTCTTTGGAGGAGCTATTTTGAACGGATTGATCCAGTTTTTAATCCATAAAGAAGAAAGCAATAAGATTCTGCAATTCACCTCTCTTTTTAAAAATGATTATTTTTTAATTATTTTTACATGCTTTACAGCAGGCGCTGTAGAAGAACTTCTGATGCGGGGATATATACAACCCCGGATTGAGAAAATATACAATAATTCCTTTTTAGGAATTTTAGTCTCCGCAGCTTTATTCGGAATTCTGCACAGCACTTACGGAACCATTGGTCAGGTTGTAGTACCTTTCTTCATTGGAGTCATTTTTGCTATGTTTTATAAAAAATATTCAAATATTAAAATTCTTATTGTCTGTCATTTTATGATTGATTTTATCACGCTGATGGCTATGAATTTTATTGATTTTAAACATTTATCTGTATTTTAA
- a CDS encoding L-threonylcarbamoyladenylate synthase has protein sequence MAKILKIYPDNPQENLVNEVIKTLNNGGLIIYPSDTIYALGCNIFDIKAMEKLAQLKKLKLEKSKFSIICNDLSHLSDFTRPIDTSVFRFLKSHIPGPFTFILDANKSLPLAYKGHKTIGIRVPDHPIPQLIVEKLGHPIASTSIRDDDEIIEYSTDPELIAEKYDHLVDIVIDSGYGDNVASTIVDLTSGEPEIIRQGKGII, from the coding sequence ATGGCAAAGATATTAAAAATTTATCCCGACAACCCACAGGAAAACCTTGTGAATGAAGTTATTAAAACATTAAATAATGGTGGATTAATTATCTATCCCTCAGATACAATTTATGCGCTTGGCTGTAATATTTTTGATATAAAAGCCATGGAAAAGTTGGCCCAACTGAAAAAATTAAAGCTTGAAAAGTCAAAATTTTCAATAATCTGTAATGATCTGAGTCATCTTTCCGACTTTACAAGACCTATTGATACTTCGGTTTTCAGATTTTTGAAAAGTCATATTCCAGGGCCGTTTACATTTATTCTAGACGCTAACAAAAGTTTACCTTTAGCTTATAAAGGTCATAAAACAATTGGTATTCGTGTTCCCGATCATCCCATTCCACAGCTTATTGTTGAAAAACTAGGCCATCCTATTGCTTCAACCTCCATCAGAGATGATGATGAAATTATCGAATACTCTACAGACCCGGAACTGATTGCTGAAAAATACGATCACCTGGTAGATATTGTTATTGATTCAGGGTATGGAGATAATGTGGCATCAACGATTGTGGATCTTACTTCAGGAGAACCTGAAATTATCCGTCAGGGAAAAGGAATTATCTAA
- a CDS encoding Ada metal-binding domain-containing protein yields MILHSQLSDSELRSKIRKNEILLGGNKKLKIYGLLGCKSGKRMKKENRVFFTDVQEAFQNGYRPCGHCMKEEYQRWKLQQI; encoded by the coding sequence ATGATCCTACATTCACAACTCTCAGATTCTGAACTAAGAAGTAAAATCCGGAAGAACGAAATTCTTCTGGGTGGAAATAAAAAACTGAAAATCTATGGATTACTTGGCTGTAAATCAGGAAAAAGAATGAAAAAAGAAAACCGGGTTTTCTTTACTGATGTTCAGGAGGCTTTTCAAAATGGATATCGTCCCTGCGGCCATTGTATGAAAGAAGAATACCAACGATGGAAATTGCAACAAATCTAG
- a CDS encoding 2OG-Fe(II) oxygenase, with the protein MTDLLQRIENTDWQLMTESMHQNGYAIIPNLLSKDECDALISNYDQAELYRKTVVMARHRFGLGEYKYFNYPLPELLQSIRTYIYPHLSSIANAWFKALNIDISFPSEHSNFLQQCHSNNQQKATALILKYGEGGFNTLHQDLYGDLYFPIQIVLMLSEPEQDFTGGEFVLTQQVPRAQSKAIVLKPKKGDILIFNTHFKPEKGTKGYYRVNMKHGVSEVKTGKRYALGIIFHDAEK; encoded by the coding sequence ATGACAGATCTACTCCAAAGAATTGAAAATACCGATTGGCAGCTCATGACAGAATCCATGCATCAGAACGGCTACGCCATTATTCCCAATCTATTATCAAAAGATGAATGTGACGCACTCATTTCCAACTACGATCAAGCAGAACTATACCGAAAGACTGTGGTGATGGCAAGGCATCGTTTTGGTCTGGGTGAATATAAATATTTTAATTATCCATTACCGGAATTGCTTCAATCCATCCGTACTTACATCTACCCTCACCTATCATCTATTGCTAATGCTTGGTTTAAAGCTTTGAATATTGATATATCTTTTCCATCAGAACACAGTAATTTTTTGCAGCAATGCCACTCTAATAATCAACAAAAAGCGACTGCTTTGATTTTGAAATATGGTGAAGGTGGCTTTAATACTTTACATCAGGATTTATATGGAGATCTTTATTTTCCTATTCAGATTGTACTGATGCTGAGTGAACCTGAACAGGATTTTACGGGTGGAGAATTCGTTCTTACCCAACAAGTGCCAAGAGCACAATCCAAGGCAATTGTTTTAAAACCTAAGAAAGGAGACATTCTCATCTTCAATACTCATTTCAAACCCGAGAAAGGAACAAAAGGGTATTACAGAGTGAATATGAAACATGGAGTAAGTGAAGTAAAAACCGGAAAACGTTATGCCCTTGGAATTATTTTCCATGATGCAGAGAAGTGA
- a CDS encoding GNAT family N-acetyltransferase produces MNYTIKKASLEDLNETAELFNLYRVFYRQESDVEKGKAFLKERFLNSESDIFLAWADGRAVGFVQLYKLFHYTKLQKQWLLSDLFVHPDYRGKGFSVALIDRSKQWCEETGACGLMLETEKTNEIGNVLYPRCGFEYDGLHNYYQWWK; encoded by the coding sequence ATGAATTACACAATTAAAAAAGCAAGTCTTGAGGATCTTAATGAAACGGCGGAATTATTTAATCTTTACCGTGTTTTTTACAGACAGGAATCTGATGTAGAAAAAGGAAAAGCATTTCTTAAAGAAAGATTCCTGAATAGTGAGTCTGATATTTTCCTTGCCTGGGCTGATGGCAGAGCTGTAGGATTTGTACAGCTTTATAAATTATTCCATTATACCAAATTACAAAAACAGTGGCTGCTAAGTGATTTATTTGTACACCCTGATTATAGAGGAAAAGGATTTTCTGTAGCATTGATTGATCGCAGTAAACAATGGTGTGAAGAAACAGGAGCCTGTGGACTGATGCTTGAAACAGAAAAAACAAACGAAATTGGTAATGTACTGTATCCGCGTTGCGGGTTTGAATATGACGGATTACACAATTACTACCAGTGGTGGAAATAG
- a CDS encoding PepSY-associated TM helix domain-containing protein encodes MQKITKKKSKGTFKKYILKAHLWLGLFSGIIVLIVSLSGAFFVFNEDITAALRKEHIFHGEKDIQDKKPIPLHQLKDLVNAQLKNEIVKTDEVTIPIDPARSYQFGLIKGNPDGWHHFNSIIIYKNVYVNQYTGKVLAIYDVKNNPFFVCMALHRSLLLSNKVGGTIVGISTIIFVIMLVTGVILWWPKNKKMRKQRLWFQWEKVKGWRRKNYDVHNILGFYASFLALIVAITGIMYSFRITQMWVYVLLNGFSSATPDFSQYKTTAPESIETVTTIDRIIEQVKIHYPEAYSFGVDLEDHTDADHQHDNLSIWIKEKEFTYGESSMMIFDEHSGKLLFNRPHGDKAMAERATDATYDLHVGAFFGMPGKILAFIMSLFCASLPVTGFMIWWGRRNKKKTTT; translated from the coding sequence ATGCAAAAAATCACTAAAAAGAAATCCAAGGGTACCTTCAAAAAGTATATTCTGAAAGCTCATTTATGGCTCGGGCTGTTTTCTGGTATCATTGTTTTAATCGTTTCTTTATCAGGAGCATTTTTTGTTTTTAATGAAGATATTACTGCGGCATTGCGTAAGGAGCATATTTTTCATGGCGAGAAGGATATCCAGGATAAGAAGCCTATTCCTTTACACCAGCTAAAAGATCTGGTGAATGCCCAGCTGAAAAATGAAATTGTAAAAACTGATGAAGTTACCATTCCTATAGATCCTGCCCGGTCTTATCAATTCGGACTGATTAAAGGGAACCCTGATGGCTGGCATCACTTTAATAGCATTATTATTTATAAAAACGTTTATGTCAACCAATATACCGGAAAAGTACTCGCAATATATGATGTAAAAAACAATCCTTTCTTTGTCTGCATGGCCCTGCATCGTTCATTGCTGCTGAGTAATAAAGTGGGAGGTACTATTGTGGGAATATCTACTATTATTTTTGTGATCATGCTGGTTACAGGGGTTATCCTGTGGTGGCCTAAGAATAAAAAGATGCGTAAACAGCGTCTGTGGTTTCAATGGGAGAAGGTAAAAGGCTGGAGACGTAAGAACTATGATGTACACAACATTCTTGGTTTTTATGCTTCCTTTTTGGCCCTGATTGTAGCGATTACCGGCATTATGTATTCGTTCCGTATTACTCAAATGTGGGTCTATGTATTGCTGAATGGCTTTTCCTCTGCTACACCAGATTTCAGTCAGTACAAAACAACTGCTCCGGAATCCATAGAAACAGTAACAACCATAGATCGAATTATAGAACAGGTAAAAATTCATTATCCGGAAGCCTATTCCTTTGGAGTTGATTTGGAAGATCATACTGATGCAGATCATCAACATGATAACTTAAGCATCTGGATTAAAGAAAAGGAATTTACTTATGGAGAGTCCTCCATGATGATTTTTGACGAACATTCAGGGAAGCTTCTGTTTAACCGTCCACACGGAGATAAGGCTATGGCCGAAAGAGCGACAGATGCTACTTATGATTTGCACGTGGGAGCCTTTTTTGGAATGCCTGGAAAAATACTGGCATTTATCATGAGTTTATTCTGTGCCTCATTGCCAGTAACCGGATTTATGATCTGGTGGGGCCGAAGAAATAAAAAGAAAACAACAACCTAA
- a CDS encoding TonB-dependent receptor domain-containing protein has translation MKKHYIWLPLMASLNAYGQTENQNDSLQTDKVSEISGIVVKGNKAVFQQKADKMIFNVENSVLSDGTTVLEVLGKTPGVVVSQDGELSLRGKKGVSVMINGKLSSLSTKELANLLRSTNSTLVKNIEIIANPSSKYDAAGNAGIINIVLKKSSLEGLSGNYYLNGGRGRKNRINTGMSLNYTHKKLSLHGDYSYTFRGEEERRNFSQVFFDEKQPQQVTRRTEQHSTTNEPLTSNNFKVGADYAFNDKTSIGALFDAKIGRYEDFSKGENRIFQPVDNLFAHVLSDNQSKENWYDYTYNLKGTHIFNDKDYKVDVDLEYETSRFTSRQNQLSDALVNQGTEKFNNRRGSIASRLKVFNAKVDFTLPFSEMHSLETGLKSTVKSNNNPSEYSIQQGEEWINDDKASNEYVYKEQIHALYANYKLNLTKWTFQLGLRTEMTHTDINQKTSQEQRKRDYTNLFPSASVKYQMNDQHGFYASYSKRINRPSHFDLNPFRFYDDPFNYWQGNPNLNPEFTHATELGYTWGKYIIASAYFSVTNDVMTEVYNYQPDTGILVKTQDNLNKSYVYGANITATTKLFKWWSLTSMLNVFNNEYKGNYQNYSVNSSQLAFTLNAQNSFSIAKGVKAEMNGQYFSKSNIGLFIRDAYFDLTLGVSKTLWKDKATVKLAVTDLLKTNNYRVTGDNFSSTIRQKYNLDSRVVTLSFNYKL, from the coding sequence ATGAAGAAACACTATATATGGCTACCTTTAATGGCGAGCCTGAATGCCTACGGACAGACAGAAAACCAAAACGATTCTTTGCAGACAGATAAAGTTTCAGAGATTAGTGGAATCGTAGTAAAAGGTAACAAAGCGGTTTTTCAGCAAAAAGCTGATAAAATGATTTTTAATGTTGAAAACAGTGTATTATCTGATGGTACTACTGTATTGGAAGTACTTGGAAAAACACCGGGGGTAGTGGTCTCGCAGGATGGTGAGCTATCCTTGCGCGGCAAGAAAGGAGTAAGTGTAATGATAAACGGTAAGCTGAGCTCTCTATCCACAAAAGAGCTGGCCAACCTCTTGCGATCTACCAATTCTACACTGGTCAAGAATATTGAAATTATTGCCAATCCTTCTTCTAAATATGATGCTGCCGGAAATGCCGGGATCATTAATATTGTTCTGAAAAAAAGTTCATTGGAAGGACTTAGCGGAAACTATTATTTGAATGGCGGAAGAGGCCGTAAAAATAGAATTAATACCGGAATGAGCCTAAACTATACCCATAAGAAACTCTCTCTGCACGGAGATTATAGTTATACCTTCCGTGGAGAGGAAGAAAGACGGAATTTCAGTCAGGTTTTCTTCGACGAAAAACAACCTCAGCAGGTGACCCGCAGAACAGAGCAGCATTCAACAACCAATGAGCCTTTGACTTCTAATAACTTTAAAGTAGGTGCGGATTATGCTTTCAATGATAAAACAAGTATTGGCGCGTTATTCGATGCTAAAATAGGACGGTATGAAGATTTTTCAAAGGGTGAGAACAGAATATTTCAGCCTGTGGACAATCTGTTTGCTCATGTACTTTCGGATAATCAAAGCAAAGAAAACTGGTACGATTATACCTATAATCTAAAGGGTACCCATATCTTCAACGATAAAGATTATAAAGTAGACGTGGATCTGGAATATGAAACATCACGGTTCACCTCCCGTCAGAATCAACTTTCAGATGCATTAGTGAATCAGGGAACAGAGAAATTCAACAACAGAAGAGGAAGTATTGCTTCCCGTCTGAAAGTTTTCAATGCAAAAGTTGATTTTACTCTTCCTTTTAGCGAAATGCATAGTCTGGAAACAGGACTTAAATCTACCGTAAAGTCTAATAATAATCCTTCAGAATATTCAATCCAGCAGGGTGAAGAATGGATCAATGATGATAAAGCAAGTAATGAGTATGTATACAAGGAGCAGATTCATGCACTATATGCCAACTACAAGCTAAATCTGACGAAATGGACCTTCCAGTTAGGGCTGAGAACAGAAATGACCCATACGGACATCAACCAAAAAACTTCTCAGGAACAGAGAAAAAGAGATTATACCAATCTTTTCCCGAGTGCATCAGTTAAATACCAGATGAACGATCAGCATGGATTCTACGCATCGTATAGTAAAAGAATCAACCGACCGAGCCATTTTGATCTGAATCCGTTCCGTTTCTATGATGATCCATTCAACTATTGGCAAGGAAATCCAAATCTGAATCCCGAATTTACCCATGCAACTGAATTAGGATATACTTGGGGGAAATATATTATAGCATCAGCTTACTTTAGTGTAACGAACGATGTAATGACGGAAGTCTACAATTACCAGCCGGATACAGGAATTTTGGTAAAGACCCAGGACAACCTGAATAAGTCTTATGTATACGGAGCCAACATAACGGCTACGACAAAGCTTTTCAAATGGTGGTCGCTTACCTCTATGCTGAATGTTTTTAATAATGAATATAAAGGGAATTACCAGAATTACTCAGTAAATAGTTCGCAGCTGGCATTCACACTCAATGCACAAAACAGTTTCAGCATTGCAAAAGGAGTAAAAGCAGAGATGAATGGACAGTATTTTTCAAAATCAAACATTGGTCTGTTTATCCGTGATGCTTATTTTGACCTGACATTGGGTGTTTCTAAAACATTATGGAAAGATAAAGCTACCGTAAAGCTGGCCGTTACAGACTTATTAAAAACAAATAATTACCGCGTAACAGGAGATAATTTCAGTTCTACGATCCGACAAAAATACAATCTGGATAGTCGTGTGGTAACATTGTCGTTCAATTACAAGCTTTAA
- a CDS encoding TonB-dependent receptor, which translates to MKLYQRIFIFLIFILSIPQIQAQDTGFPVQGVVQNDTKQGLSGVTIFVENTKIKTQTDQNGNFRISYKKGDATLVFHLDGYKKFRKKINFGNEVSAVNVQLTEDQSVVKEVIVHGKGKVKSLQDGAFTVNAIDVAKLANTTADLNQVLNRTTGIKVRQQGGIGSDYNFSINGMSGKAVKFFIDGVPLEMLGKGVDLSTLPVNMAERVEIYKGVVPIHLSTDAMGGAVNIITPGSSKNYLDAGISIGSFNTQRINLNGQFKDDKTGIILRINSFYNHSDNNYLMKDMKIWNPAKNEYEPRNLKRFNDRYQSVFGMAELGVENKSWADSFFVGASQSVFDKQIQTGSNQDVVYGGVKQSGEAHNYFMKYKKANLFNNHLDVNVYAGFSRSVQKATDTLMRKYSWDGTFEPSATSEKGGKSIIMQHEDRLYTQVGATYRIVDHHKLIFNYVIDYLKNITFNKLEEEKDNVFPAKMTKQILSMAYQQEFFNRHWTNIFFAKYYQVGLQKMVFDQVTRTDSPVKDHFSNWGYGFATTVKITNELGLKGSFERSYRLVEPQEIFGDGVAVTSNMDLKPETSNNVNVGLYYNHHWGQHAFRIEAAGYIRDTKDFIFTVPNLYNSTFKYENLSNIFTQGLEGELSYQYKRLLNVLMNVSYNKAYDNTKFVNNSEDVISATYKKDVPNQPWLFGNVNVSIGKDDWFQKDSRIELYYGLQMTEWFYKNWKTYGNPRNIPTIPRQTLHNIGISYSMKNGRYNVAFDVTNLSDALAYDNFKLQKQGRAFYIKFRYLLK; encoded by the coding sequence ATGAAATTATACCAGCGTATTTTTATTTTTCTCATTTTCATTCTTTCAATCCCCCAAATCCAAGCACAGGATACTGGTTTTCCGGTTCAGGGAGTTGTACAAAATGACACAAAACAGGGATTAAGTGGAGTAACCATTTTTGTTGAAAACACAAAAATTAAAACACAAACCGATCAAAACGGAAATTTCAGGATCAGCTACAAAAAAGGAGATGCTACTTTGGTCTTTCATCTGGATGGTTATAAAAAGTTCAGAAAGAAGATCAACTTCGGCAACGAAGTATCTGCGGTAAATGTTCAGCTAACCGAAGATCAATCAGTAGTAAAAGAGGTTATTGTACACGGAAAAGGTAAAGTAAAATCATTGCAGGACGGTGCTTTCACCGTGAATGCTATAGATGTTGCAAAATTGGCCAATACCACAGCCGATCTAAACCAGGTATTGAACAGAACCACAGGGATTAAAGTTCGGCAGCAGGGAGGTATAGGTTCCGATTATAACTTCTCTATTAACGGAATGTCCGGTAAGGCTGTAAAATTCTTTATAGATGGAGTTCCTTTGGAAATGCTTGGAAAAGGCGTAGACCTGAGTACATTACCTGTAAATATGGCCGAGCGTGTAGAAATTTATAAGGGCGTTGTTCCTATCCACCTAAGTACCGATGCTATGGGTGGGGCTGTTAATATTATTACTCCCGGAAGCAGTAAAAACTATCTGGATGCCGGGATCAGTATAGGATCTTTTAATACACAGCGTATCAATCTGAATGGACAATTTAAAGATGATAAAACAGGAATTATCCTGCGCATCAACAGCTTTTATAACCACTCTGATAACAATTATCTGATGAAGGATATGAAAATCTGGAATCCTGCTAAAAACGAATACGAACCAAGAAATCTAAAACGTTTTAATGACCGATATCAATCTGTTTTTGGGATGGCTGAACTTGGAGTAGAAAATAAAAGCTGGGCAGATTCTTTCTTTGTAGGAGCATCACAATCCGTTTTTGACAAACAGATCCAGACCGGTTCCAACCAGGATGTAGTGTATGGTGGGGTAAAGCAAAGCGGAGAAGCTCATAATTATTTTATGAAGTATAAAAAAGCAAACCTTTTCAATAATCACCTGGATGTAAATGTCTATGCAGGTTTTTCCAGAAGTGTTCAGAAAGCAACCGATACCCTTATGCGTAAATATAGCTGGGATGGTACTTTCGAACCTTCTGCAACCAGTGAAAAAGGAGGTAAAAGTATAATTATGCAGCATGAAGACCGTCTCTATACGCAAGTGGGAGCTACTTACAGAATAGTGGATCATCACAAATTGATCTTTAATTATGTAATCGATTATCTTAAAAATATTACGTTCAATAAACTGGAAGAGGAAAAAGATAATGTATTTCCTGCGAAAATGACCAAGCAAATACTGTCTATGGCCTATCAACAAGAGTTTTTCAATAGACATTGGACCAATATTTTCTTTGCTAAATATTACCAAGTAGGATTACAAAAAATGGTTTTTGATCAGGTGACCAGGACTGATAGTCCGGTAAAAGATCATTTCAGTAACTGGGGTTATGGTTTTGCGACAACGGTTAAAATCACGAATGAGCTGGGACTTAAAGGATCATTTGAACGCTCTTACCGTTTGGTAGAACCACAGGAAATCTTCGGAGATGGTGTTGCTGTAACCAGTAATATGGATCTGAAGCCTGAAACCAGTAATAATGTAAACGTAGGTTTATACTACAATCATCATTGGGGACAACATGCTTTCCGTATAGAAGCTGCAGGATACATCCGTGATACAAAGGACTTTATTTTCACTGTTCCTAACTTGTACAACAGTACTTTCAAATATGAAAATCTATCCAATATCTTTACACAAGGACTTGAAGGAGAGCTGAGTTACCAATACAAAAGGCTCCTGAATGTATTGATGAATGTAAGCTACAACAAAGCTTACGACAATACAAAGTTTGTCAACAACAGCGAAGATGTAATTTCAGCAACTTACAAAAAGGATGTTCCTAACCAGCCTTGGTTATTTGGAAATGTAAATGTAAGCATTGGTAAAGATGACTGGTTTCAGAAAGATAGCCGTATAGAGCTTTACTATGGATTACAAATGACTGAGTGGTTCTACAAAAACTGGAAAACGTATGGAAATCCACGAAATATCCCCACTATTCCAAGACAAACCCTGCACAACATTGGGATCAGCTACTCTATGAAGAACGGAAGGTACAATGTGGCGTTCGATGTCACGAACCTCAGTGATGCATTGGCCTATGACAATTTCAAACTTCAGAAGCAAGGACGTGCTTTCTATATAAAATTCAGATATCTACTTAAGTAA